A window from Malaclemys terrapin pileata isolate rMalTer1 chromosome 18, rMalTer1.hap1, whole genome shotgun sequence encodes these proteins:
- the EXO5 gene encoding exonuclease V isoform X2 has protein sequence MAGPGCEPGELSDSELLLLLEEPGDHALQPGDAGKANSSSDLPLASLNKVLTEDSAAGKVKRKRAQTPLEKYYLKYLCVTDLSTQSWCEQQMVYGREVPQLQAPETVVLLNTGKSIHLARELEVHDVVKVHTTSQEDSWAIKILNLLSVIPVLQAGGCVRELPVFGVIEDVFLTGIIDELCYSAKGELELRELKTRGRPFMPSRAQKKKDYFQVCLYKYIFDAMVQGQLKPDVITSHIQLRPEQPLGSQIREHAQKVGFTVTCFGDLLELMYLNLTLSDLPSIDCLKIEYSHQESNTLLGTEVVRFEEEKVREKAQNYLAYWKGQREVQGVEIEEAWKCQSCSYSEICDWRKKRAEGPEQRSGPKKSK, from the exons ATGGCGGGGCCGGGCTGCGAGCCTGGCGAGCTCAGCGACtccgagctgctgctgctgctggaggagccgGGGGACCACGCGCTGCAGCCGGG AGATGCTGGAAAGGCAAACTCCTCAAGTGACCTGCCTCTGGCATCCTTAAATAAGGTGTTGACAGAAGACAGTGCAGCCGGGAAGGTGAAAAGAAAGAGAGCGCAGACTCCCCTGGAAAAATATTACCTGAAGTACCTTTGCGTGACTGATCTGTCCACTCAGAGTTGGTGCGAACAACAAATGGTTTATGGCAGGGAAGTCCCCCAGCTGCAGGCGCCAGAGACAGTAGTGTTATTAAACACAGGGAAGAGCATACATCTAGCAAGAG AACTAGAAGTCCATGATGTAGTGAAAGTACATACGACCAGCCAGGAAGATTCTTGGGCAATAAAAATACTGAATCTTCTTTCCGTGATTCCAGTTCTACAAGCAG GTGGTTGCGTGCGGGAGCTTCCAGTGTTTGGAGTAATAGAAGATGTCTTCCTGACGGGAATTATTGATGAGCTGTGCTATAGTGCCAAGGGAGAGCTGGAGCTGAGAGAGCTAAAAACTCGAGGCCGACCTTTTATGCCTTCTAGAGCACAGAAAAAGAAAGATTATTTCCAG GTCTGTTtgtataaatacatttttgatGCCATGGTGCAAGGACAACTGAAACCAGATGTTATCACCAGTCACATCCAGCTGAGGCCGGAGCAGCCACTGGGATCAcaaattagggaacatgctcagaAAGTAGGATTCACGGTAACCTGCTTTGGGGACCTCCTGGAACTGATGTATCTAAACCTGACACTCTCTGACCTCCCCAGCATTGACTGTTTGAAAATCGAATACAGCCACCAGGAAAGTAACACCCTGCTCGGGACGGAGGTGGTTCGGTTTGAAGAAGAAAAGGTGcgagagaaagcacagaactaCCTTGCGTACTGGAAAGGGCAAAGGGAGGTCCAGGGGGTGGAAATTGAGGAAGCATGGAAGTGCCAATCATGTAGCTACTCGGAGATCTGTGATTGGAGAAAGAAGAGGGCAGAAGGGCCTGAACAGAGAAGCGGACCAAAGAAGAGTAAATGA
- the EXO5 gene encoding exonuclease V isoform X1, translating to MGGHGVETGDLPLLRAVLAPARRGRRSRGCDSSVHGGAGLRAWRAQRLRAAAAAGGAGGPRAAAGVLTEDSAAGKVKRKRAQTPLEKYYLKYLCVTDLSTQSWCEQQMVYGREVPQLQAPETVVLLNTGKSIHLARELEVHDVVKVHTTSQEDSWAIKILNLLSVIPVLQAGGCVRELPVFGVIEDVFLTGIIDELCYSAKGELELRELKTRGRPFMPSRAQKKKDYFQVCLYKYIFDAMVQGQLKPDVITSHIQLRPEQPLGSQIREHAQKVGFTVTCFGDLLELMYLNLTLSDLPSIDCLKIEYSHQESNTLLGTEVVRFEEEKVREKAQNYLAYWKGQREVQGVEIEEAWKCQSCSYSEICDWRKKRAEGPEQRSGPKKSK from the exons ATGGGAGGGCACGGGGTGGAGACTGGAGacctgcccctcctccgagcTGTGCTCGCTCCGGCGCGCCGcgggaggcggagcagaggctgCGATTCAAGCGTCCATGGCGGGGCCGGGCTGCGAGCCTGGCGAGCTCAGCGACtccgagctgctgctgctgctggaggagccgGGGGACCACGCGCTGCAGCCGGG GTGTTGACAGAAGACAGTGCAGCCGGGAAGGTGAAAAGAAAGAGAGCGCAGACTCCCCTGGAAAAATATTACCTGAAGTACCTTTGCGTGACTGATCTGTCCACTCAGAGTTGGTGCGAACAACAAATGGTTTATGGCAGGGAAGTCCCCCAGCTGCAGGCGCCAGAGACAGTAGTGTTATTAAACACAGGGAAGAGCATACATCTAGCAAGAG AACTAGAAGTCCATGATGTAGTGAAAGTACATACGACCAGCCAGGAAGATTCTTGGGCAATAAAAATACTGAATCTTCTTTCCGTGATTCCAGTTCTACAAGCAG GTGGTTGCGTGCGGGAGCTTCCAGTGTTTGGAGTAATAGAAGATGTCTTCCTGACGGGAATTATTGATGAGCTGTGCTATAGTGCCAAGGGAGAGCTGGAGCTGAGAGAGCTAAAAACTCGAGGCCGACCTTTTATGCCTTCTAGAGCACAGAAAAAGAAAGATTATTTCCAG GTCTGTTtgtataaatacatttttgatGCCATGGTGCAAGGACAACTGAAACCAGATGTTATCACCAGTCACATCCAGCTGAGGCCGGAGCAGCCACTGGGATCAcaaattagggaacatgctcagaAAGTAGGATTCACGGTAACCTGCTTTGGGGACCTCCTGGAACTGATGTATCTAAACCTGACACTCTCTGACCTCCCCAGCATTGACTGTTTGAAAATCGAATACAGCCACCAGGAAAGTAACACCCTGCTCGGGACGGAGGTGGTTCGGTTTGAAGAAGAAAAGGTGcgagagaaagcacagaactaCCTTGCGTACTGGAAAGGGCAAAGGGAGGTCCAGGGGGTGGAAATTGAGGAAGCATGGAAGTGCCAATCATGTAGCTACTCGGAGATCTGTGATTGGAGAAAGAAGAGGGCAGAAGGGCCTGAACAGAGAAGCGGACCAAAGAAGAGTAAATGA